ATTCCATTTCAATTGAAAACTGACAAGGACAAGAATAATGCAGGCCAGCGTAAATCCGAAATTGATGAAAAAATAAACCACCGATTCTTTGCGGGCAAACATTATGGTGGTGCCAATAATAACCGAAATAAAATGCAAATGAACCATCGAATCTGCCCCATCCCGAATAGAAAAAAAGGTAAGGATGGTTCCGCAACTCAGATTCAGTAATGTTATCGCCAGATTGGTTTTGCCTTTTACATTAAGCCATAAAACCAAAAATTGAAACAGTACAACGGGGGGTAGGACTTTCGGTCCAAGTGAAGTAGAAATGTTGCCGTTCACAAAATCATACGCAACCGCAAACAACAACCAAAACATGGCGTTAATGGTCAGTAAATTCGTTGCACGAAAAAGTCGGCGTTGTATCTGATCGGGTAGAGGGGCTCTTCCTAAATCAGCAAGTTTTAATATGGGCTTTAAAACATCCATCATCCTAATGAGCAAACGGCATCGGCCATTGCCAGTTCACTGGTGTTCCAGGGTAAAATCATCTGTTGTACGCCGTTGTTTTTTAATTCTTCGGCGGTCGATTTTCCAATGGCAATTACAATTTGATGGGCAGATATTTTCTTTTTGCGCAGGTAAATGAGAGCGTTGGTTGGACTGGTAAACACTAATATATCGGCATCAGGAATTTCTGCTTCATCATCGGCAATGGTTTCGTAAACGACCATTTCGGTCAGCTGCTTCTGATCGCGAAATTGTTTTTGAACGGTTCTGAAACTTGCGGTAGATTGTGGAAACAATATTTGTTTTCCATCAGCAATCTCAGCAAACTGTTTTCCGATTTCAACGGTATCATTCGATGTTCCGGTAAAATCGCACAGAATTCCTTTTTTCTTTAAGGCTTCGGCTGTAGAACCGCCAATGCTTCCGATTTTTACTCCTTTCGGAATTTTTGGATTCTGGCTGAAAAAATATTTTACGCAGTTTTTAGAAGAGAAAAAGATCCAATCACAATCCGGAATTCCGGTAAAAGGTACTTCCTGATAACGTGTCATGGAAACCCCATGTACCGAATAACCATTGGCGGCAAGAGCACGATAGAAATAATCGGCAGGTTTCAGATTTCTGCTGATGTAAACTCGTTTTCCGCTTTTTTGTTGGATTAATCGCAGTGCATCGTTCACCAGATTTTCAGGTTGATTGGTCTCCAGATATAATCGCTTGGGAATCGAATTCCAGGTATTGGCTACAGAAACCCACAATTTGGTTTTTTCTTTTTCAGCAATGCAATAAGCACCAAGGGGAAGCTGACATCCTCCCTGTAGTTGATTTAATAGTTTACGTTCAATTTCAATGTTCGACTGAATATCGCCATGGTTGAGCTTCGCAATCGCCATGGAAAGTTCAGGATCGTTATCGCGAATTTGTAAAGCTAAAACGCCTTGTGCAGGTGCAGGAACAAATTCCCGGGGATCCAGGCATTCGGTGAAAAAATCGCTGAGGTCAATTTGCAAACGTTCTACTCCCGCTTTTGCCAGCATGATGGCATCGTATTGACCATCTTTTAATTTTTGTATACGGGTAGGGACATTTCCGCGCAGATCTTTTAAATCCAGATCGGGTCTGTAAAGTAATAATTGCGATTTACGTCGGGCCGATGAGGTTCCTACATTGGCATTTTTTTTCAGATTGAATTTCTCCGTACGATCCACCGCTTCTTTACGAATCAGCAATAAATCCGAAGGATCTTCACGATAGCTAACGGCAGCAATTTTTAATCCTTTTACCTCAGTCGTTTCCAAATCCTTATGCGAATGAACGGCCAGGTCAATTTTTTTCTGGAGCAGCGCTTCTTCAATTTCTTTGGTGAAGAATCCTTTTCCTTCCATTTTATCAAAGCTCAGGTGTTGAATCTGATCACCCTGGGTTTTAATAATCTCAATGGTAGATTCAATTCCGATGCGTTTTAATTCCAATTGTACAAAATGAGCTTGCCATAAAGCAAGGTCACTGCCTCTTGATCCTATAGTAATGTGTTTCATGTTCATTAAAAAAATAAACCCCTCACGGAGAGGGGAAAGATAAGAAATATCGTTAACAGAATCAGGAGAGTTGTTCTGTTTTTTCCTCTTGTTTTTTCTGCGAATCAGCTGCGTTGTCGAGCAGAATTTCTTTTGCCATTTTCATTGGCAGACTGATGTATTTTTTTTCCAGATAAGCCAGAATTTTATCCAGCGTTTCTTTGGAATGTTCATCCATCGAAGCAATTTCTTTCGCAAAAATGGATTGAATCGCCAGTTCTTTTATTTCCTTCATTTTATGCGGAACTTCCGACATGGCGCGTTCTACCTGACGTGCTCTGTATACTTCACGGAACTCATCCATCAGATGATCAATAATCGCATTGCAACGGTGCAATTCCTTTTCGCGTTCTTTCAAATTGATTTCTGCTTCTTCTTTCAGATTTTCCACATCAATCAATTTCACTTTGTGAATTCCACAAATGGATTTATCGAAATCATTCGGAATAGCTAAATCTACTACTACTTTAGCATGCTGATCACCTTCCAGAAGCGATTCATAAATTTCGCGTGTAATAATCGGCTCCGCAGAGGCCGTGCAGGTAATGATAACGTCAAATCCTTCTTTGTATGCAGATAAATCTTTGAGCTCTCTTAATTCGCATTTCAATTCATTGGCCAGGGCAAGACCATTTCCCATTGAGCGATTGAAAACGATGAAATTTTTAAATCCGTTTTTCTTTAGGAATCGAGCCATGTTGGTGTTGGTTTGACCCGCACCAATAAATAATATCCGTGCATCTTCATGCACATTATGTTCTTTTAATTTACGAAATGCCAATGAAACTACACTTACCGGTTTGGTAGCAATATCGGTATGCGTATAA
This genomic interval from Flavobacteriales bacterium contains the following:
- the hemA gene encoding glutamyl-tRNA reductase, producing MKNFRVIALTHKKANLEDIGQFHIEDSQQEMRLRNLKSNARLEELMYLSTCNRVEFYFVNREENDDDFLIEFFHAFNPGWTETQLQKAVRSCEYYKGEKAIRHVFNVASSLDSMVIGEREIITQVRTSYEKSQQMGLTGDMIRLVMKKTVEAAKEVYTHTDIATKPVSVVSLAFRKLKEHNVHEDARILFIGAGQTNTNMARFLKKNGFKNFIVFNRSMGNGLALANELKCELRELKDLSAYKEGFDVIITCTASAEPIITREIYESLLEGDQHAKVVVDLAIPNDFDKSICGIHKVKLIDVENLKEEAEINLKEREKELHRCNAIIDHLMDEFREVYRARQVERAMSEVPHKMKEIKELAIQSIFAKEIASMDEHSKETLDKILAYLEKKYISLPMKMAKEILLDNAADSQKKQEEKTEQLS
- the hemC gene encoding hydroxymethylbilane synthase, producing the protein MKHITIGSRGSDLALWQAHFVQLELKRIGIESTIEIIKTQGDQIQHLSFDKMEGKGFFTKEIEEALLQKKIDLAVHSHKDLETTEVKGLKIAAVSYREDPSDLLLIRKEAVDRTEKFNLKKNANVGTSSARRKSQLLLYRPDLDLKDLRGNVPTRIQKLKDGQYDAIMLAKAGVERLQIDLSDFFTECLDPREFVPAPAQGVLALQIRDNDPELSMAIAKLNHGDIQSNIEIERKLLNQLQGGCQLPLGAYCIAEKEKTKLWVSVANTWNSIPKRLYLETNQPENLVNDALRLIQQKSGKRVYISRNLKPADYFYRALAANGYSVHGVSMTRYQEVPFTGIPDCDWIFFSSKNCVKYFFSQNPKIPKGVKIGSIGGSTAEALKKKGILCDFTGTSNDTVEIGKQFAEIADGKQILFPQSTASFRTVQKQFRDQKQLTEMVVYETIADDEAEIPDADILVFTSPTNALIYLRKKKISAHQIVIAIGKSTAEELKNNGVQQMILPWNTSELAMADAVCSLG